In Candidatus Poribacteria bacterium, the following proteins share a genomic window:
- a CDS encoding secondary thiamine-phosphate synthase enzyme YjbQ, with protein MIQQIEITLPEYSRGFHLVTDEIVTSLGELPKAGILHLFIKHTSAGLTINENADPTVREDFANSFDRLVKEREPFYQHTIEGDDDMPAHIKASLVGFTVSIPITNYRLNLGIWQGIYLCEFRNSGGRRHLTATLYS; from the coding sequence ATGATTCAGCAAATCGAAATAACCTTACCCGAATACTCACGCGGTTTCCATCTCGTCACAGATGAGATTGTGACATCGCTCGGTGAATTGCCGAAAGCAGGTATCCTGCACCTCTTCATTAAGCACACCTCAGCAGGATTGACTATCAACGAAAACGCAGATCCTACGGTCCGAGAAGATTTCGCCAATAGTTTCGACAGACTCGTCAAGGAACGCGAACCCTTTTACCAACACACAATAGAAGGTGATGACGATATGCCTGCACATATCAAAGCGTCCCTTGTCGGTTTCACCGTCTCCATCCCAATCACGAACTATCGTCTCAACTTAGGTATCTGGCAGGGGATATACCTTTGCGAATTCCGAAACAGCGGCGGCAGACGTCATCTAACAGCAACCCTCTATTCTTAA